The sequence GCTTTGAAGTCAGAACAGCCACAATAGAGAAGCTGAAGGGATTTTATCAGCTCGTCCCAGtagttaaaatatttatttcagttgGGCTCTgggaaataacagaaaaccatttttgtaaaaataaaaacccagaCAGATTAACTTAATGTAATAATAAATCAACAGGAAGGATAGCAGGAgcatttttgtgtgaaaatagTTACAGTTTAACACTTTCAAACTTTTTgtccagaaaatgtaaaatgttttggcatttttgtttaATGTTCAAATAAATTTGAGGTCACACATGgcaaagaaaagctgcaaattctcacatttgaaAATCTGGAAATGTTGCttgaaatgtggaaataatTAAAACAGCTGCCGATTAATTCTCTTTCAATTATTCACTGCAGCTCTAATTTAAGCAAACTAATGCTGAGATTTGTTCTCTTACTCTGAAAATAACACGAGCACATATTTAAATGTGCTTAGAAACCAAAAATATAAGCAAAACAATGCATCTTGGGAACTTGTATAAGGTTTATTTCCTGTGATATCGTTACCTGAATGGATCCGTTGTGGGCGATCagctggttcttcatctcctcgTTCCACAGCCCTCTCTCCGTCAGGTCTTTGAGCAGATGAGGGTTGACGATCTGAAACTCGCCCGACAGAACCCTGCGGGTGTAGATGTTGCTGGTGTAGGCTTCGATGGACTCGTTGTTGCCCAGGATCTGGGCGGTGGAGGCCGTGGGCATCGGGGCCAGCAGCAGGCTGTTCCTCACGCCGTGTTTGGCGATTTTCTCCTTCAGCAGCTTCCAGTCCCAGAGATCTGTCGGCGTCTTCTCCCACATGTCGTACTGCAGGATGCCCTTGCTGACTGGGGAGCCCTCGTACGTCTCATAGGGGCCGAGCTCAGCCGCCAGCTCGCAGCTCGCCTCCAGAGCAGCGTAGTAGATAGTTTCGAAGATGTGGATGTTGAGCAGTTGAGCCTCGGGGCTTTCGAATGGGTGACGCATGAGGATGAAGGCATCGGCTAAACCCTGGACTCCGATTCCGATCGGCCTGTGGCGCTTGTTCGAATTCTCAGCTTCTGGTACCGGGTAGTAGTTGATCTCGATAAtcttattcaggtttttgacaaTTACTTTGGTCACATACGCCAGTTTCTTAAAATCAAAAGTCCGCTCCGGGGTGACGTACATGTTGAGGGCGATGGAGGCCAGATTACAGACCGCTACCTCGTCCTTGCTGGTGTACTCAACGATTTCCGTGCAGAGGTTGCTGCACTTTATGGTGCCCAGATTCTGCTGGTTGCTCTTCCTGTTGCAGGCATCTTTGTACAGCATGTACGGAGTTCCAGTCTCTGTCTGGGACTCGATGATGGCGTACCACAGCTGCTGAGCCTTCACCACACGCTTGGCCCTGCCCTCCTTCTCATACCTGGTGTAGAGCTTCTCAAACTCCTCCCCCCAGCACTCGTCCAGACCAGGGCAGGCATTGGGACACATCAGAGACCAGTCCTGGTTGCTCTCCACTCTCTTCATGAACAGATCAGGGATCCACATGGCATAGAAAAGATCTCTGGCCCTCTGCTCCTCCTTTCCCGTGTTCTTCTTCAGCTCGAGGAAGTCGAACACGTCAAAGTGCCAGGGCTCCAGGTACATGGCGAAGGCTCCGGGTCTCTTGTTGCCACCCTGGTCGACGTAACGCGCCGTGTTGTTGTAAACTCTCAGCATGGGGACGAGCCCGTTGGAGTTGCCGTTAGTGCCGGAGATGTAGCTCCCTGTCGATCTGATGCAGCTGACCGCCACGCCGATACCTCCAGCTGACTTGGAGATGAGGGCGCACTGCTTCAGCGTGTCATAGATGCCTTCTATGCTGTCGTCTTTCATGGCGAGCAGGAAGCAGCTGGACAGCTGTGGCCTGTTGGTTCCAGCGTTGAAGAGAGTTGGGGAGGCATGGGTGAACCACTTCTCTGACAGCAGGTTGTACGTCTCAATCGCTGCATCGACATCCGTTTTGTGGATTCCTACAGAGACTCTCATGAGCATGTGCTGCGGTCGCTCGGCCACTTTGCCGTTGATCTTCAACAGGTACGAGCGCTCCAGAGTCTTGAAGCCGAAGAAGTTGTAGGAGAAATCTCTGTCGTAGATTATGGCCGAGTTGAGTCGGTCTTTGTTTTCTAGAACGATGTCGAGCGTCTCCTTGGAGATCATGGGTGAGTGGCGTTTGTTCAGGGGGTTGACGTAGCTGTACAGGTCCTCCATCACCTCGCTGAACACCTTCTTAGTTTCTTTGTGCAGGTTGGAGACAGCGATCCGAGCAGCCAGGATGGCGTAGTCGGGGTGTTTAGTTGTGAGAGTGGCGGCGATCTCTGCTGCCAGTGTGTCGAGCTCCACAGTGGTGACTCCGCTGTACAGACCCTGGATCACCTTCATGGTAATCTGGGCCgggtccacaaagtcagagttCAGCCCGTAGCAAAGCTTCTGGATGCGAGAAGTGATTTTGTCGAACATGACGCGTTCCTGGCGtccatctgaaaaacaaacaatacacacaaaaaaaacctcagtcACCTTAAGCAACATAATTTGAAGGtactaacaaaaaaaactggTGGAAAATATGTACGCATATTAGTTAAAAGACCCAGTGAGGTcaagaaatgtaaataattagaTCTATTTCATATAAATGAAGCTCACATCAAACAGTCCTATTTTAATGGTGAACTTTTGTCTGTACACTTTGTTATTAAAGTAACATTTATGCATCAGATGGCACTAGGCGTCCAGGTTTCCTTTCTCAGACACACTAATGGGACTTCTGCTACATTTGAATCCTTTCATTGTTCTAACAGCGAAATGAAGGCACAAACTATTTCACACTTATTGGTCTTTTTTGAACAATATCACTTTTTGACAGTGATTTTGGCCTTGAGTTGGTCAAATACATAATTaacagccttttttttaaactgtcaaaaCTCTGTTATCAACTTCTTCAATCTGTCTGCCTTCAATCTTATTTCCTCTTCAgtgacagtaaactaaatatctttgagTTGTAAACAAAACGAGACATTTCAGAGCATTATGTTGGGTTTTGGGAAACATGGATTaccatttttcatcattttctgacacaatattgaccaaactactaaacaattaattaagaaaatattattCAGCTCAGCTTGGTTCTTTACCTTGCAATAGATAATAGCATCACTTGTTTGTAACACTGTTAAGAATTGAAAGACTTTAACTTTATGGCAAATAACACTTTTGAATCATTACTAACAACAGTGCAGGTCTGACAGTGAACTAAACTTTGACAGTTACTGTATACAGTTTGGGTTTGATGCTAAAAGTAAGAGACTGCGATGGGATAATTGACAGATTTGACCTTTATCTAAAAAAATGACAGCTCCTTGGATTTGGATATTGCACTTTTCACCATATTTTGTTTAACTTCTCAGCTCTAGCTCGTGGAAATAAACTCAACCACTTGGCATTGATGTTCAAAGGTCTAGTATAGTTGTAAAAATCAGGGTTGCCTCTTCTTGACAAACAAAACTGCACCATTCCTGCATTTATCGAACAGTTTTCTGCCCTCCACACTGACATCTGTTTTTAAACTTTGGTCACTGTCAGTCCAATACCTGCTTCTCTTCTGTACATTTCATGTATGAATACAGGTACATGTCCAACCGGAACCCCACTGAGgtccacacacatgcaggtgGGCCTAAAATCTTAGCTTTTGGCGCCATGTGTAACAAAGGCTCACAGGTGAGTCCATGAACAACAACTTTTTTGGAAAACGAGCTCAGAAGCTGCATCTTAACGTCGACTTTTGTTCGACGGACAGCAGCTGATGGAGCAAAACTTTCTGAAATGACAACCAGACTTTACTTATCTGAGTAAAACACCGACTGTGTGGCTGTAGCCTGCCGGTTAACTAGCTACAGGTTAACTCACAACTAGCTTActgctagctaacgttagccaacAGGCTCACACTGGTTTAGCTATTCAAACAAGGCCTGAAAGTTTCTGTCTTGTGATATAACTTCTGATCAATCAAGGTGAAGCACCGTAAGAGTCGGTGTCGCTTCATAATAACCGGAGAAACAACTTTACAGGCAGTGGAGCTAACTGAGGCCTGCAGCTCCATAGCAACGGAAACACGAGGCTCACCTCGCTTTATCACATGCATGCTGGCAGACTGTGGTGTCACTCCTCTccagagaaaacagcagctctcCAGCGACAGCTTCAACCTCTCCGCGGTATCAGAAGACGCGGCTGAACACAAGTTCCGGCCAGGCTCCAGCAGAAAAGCGCGAATGACTAAAAATCCCGCGAAGGGCGTATTTGTACGAACCAATCCAAGCCAATCAGCAGCAAGAGAAGGCGGGCCGTAATATCTGAGGGCCAATCACAGCAGTGTTAGAATACCGACGTCCCTTTCCGGTCTTCAAATCTGGCGGGAGACAGAAGTAGGTCATGTAACAcgggtttgtttttgttctgtaacCTCACAAAAGGCACAAGAATGCATGCGCTTTATGCTCTTACACAGTATTTTTTATAGTGACTGTCGTACAGATACGCTCACAGACACTAACAGAAAACGTAAactaaagaaaagaaggaaacagagaggaaaaaatgaaaaaggagaCAAGTTTAATTAAGAAGTACACACCACTATGTCATATTACTCTCACTTCATATGATTCAACTAATGCATATTACTTACTGATGTATGTAAATTTTGTCAGATTGAGGACTGCATAAATTCATGTAGTACTGTGATGTATGTATGATAAACAGTAAacattatgaaataaataaaaaataacaaaagccactggaaataaataaatgtggcactgtgaataaataaaagcagtgtctgaaaaatgtctttcaaaaatttatttatattattaatacatttattgacatatttattgtctcatttgtttatttcatgtatATCCATAGTTATTCATTTAACAagattgtatatttatttaataagaTATAAAGGACAAACCGCGACTAGACAAGACGAGACAGGAcgagacaagacaagacaggaTGAGACATGACAAGACCAGACCAGATCAGACCAGACAAGGTGAGATAGACATTTGTATTGTGAAGAATACAGTGTGCAAAGATAAATTATATGCATATCTAAAATCTCAGTATTACTCTGCTCTACTATACTATACCAACGTATTAAACATATACACATTTAATATTGTCTATTTAAAATATAGCAAAGTAATATACATATTAGTTATATATAAAGCGAAATATACAGTATAGAAAATATGCAGTGtgcaaaaattaagaaaatcaagtaaaaatacacagtgtgcaaaattacacatgtaaaaaacaacaaaacatgcatatctaaaatctaaatataacacaaaaatatatatttttaattctgTATAAACATAATTTCACATATTGATTTTGAAGGATTTTCTTCTGCCAGATGTTGctaaaaatgatataaaacaatGGAGGtgcataataaaatataattaaatgaGTAAAGTACAAGCTGAGTAtttagaattgttttttttatgtgtcatttttgtattttatttgatgATATTGATATTTgggtgtttgtttttgcagtagcTCCTCTCCCGGTCGGTAGGGGGCAGTAACGCACCACACAGATGTTCTCCAGTCACCATTAGAGCCTCAAAGAAGTATCGCCATTAGATTACTACAGAGATGTCCCGTGATGCGAACACGAAACGTTTCTACCGTTTTTTGCTGGACCTCTGCATCGGGAGAGTTATGAAAACTTTGCTACAAGGCCgatttaatgtagttttttctCAATAGTAGCTGCTTGTGTAGTTTAACGCAGCAGTGAAGAGTTGCCAGTTGCTAAACGACAGAAGCTACGGAGACGGGATGAAGCAGTTTGTGTCTAAATTCGGACTAAACCTCGATTAACTTAACAGAAACGGCACGaaaagtcagtcatgttttCAAACCGCCGGGCTGTCAGAGTCGCACAGGGGACTGGGGCCAGAAAACAGCGAGTTTCAGAAGCTAACGATGGCTTGTTGTGTTGAGGGAGGCTGTTGCAGATGTAACCGCCGAGCTGCTTCCCCCGGCGTCGCCTCTCTTCCTGTGTTTACTCCCTCCTACGGTTTGGACACGTAGCCGTTAAACCGACAGACCGCAGACAGACGCCGCTTCTTCAGACATGTCCAGGTCCAGTCGGCGGTACAAGCCTCTGCAGCAGAGCAACGGCGGCGGCTCCTTCCCCGGCTGTGACCGGGTGCGGTTGCCTCGGGCACGGgtcctgctgctgtgtctgcTCGGTGTCCTGGTGCTGGCGGTGGTGCTGGGGGTCTACCTGTCCAACGACACCGCCGGGAGACAAGTGAGCCACCTGCCAGCCGCAGATCTGACCAGAGACAGGGTGAGAGCAGAGACAGGAACAGAAACAAGCCTGAAAActtcacatgcacacagtgggagtgttttatttattatgaataCACCCCAGATATATTAGATTATAACCAGAGACTGGTGGTGGAAAATGCATTTACTCAAGTACGGTGCACATGTTGCATACTTGTATTTTGTTCTAATCCAGTGCAGTTATTTGACAGCTACAGTCATTATTTACTTTGAAGATCAAGGTTTTACTTGCAAACGTTATCATGATTTTATAAAATAAGATGTATTGCTGCACATTAAAGTAATTGATTCAAACATACGGTATCACACTGAGCAGTACAAGAAGTGTGTTTACCTTCAATACCTTCATTTAAATAAGAATATTTTAAGCCTGAGATTTGTATGCTTTTGCTAAAGTAACACTGTAATAATTGATGAGTTGTcaagtattattattttaataggATTATTTGTCAGTTATGTTGGTCTTCTAAATAAGCAAAGTCTAAATCATCAGAttccagcttcttttttttttttttttttttacattttctggtttctttgcttcacaaactgtaaactgaatgtctttgggttGCGCACGAAACATTTCAGGAGGTCATTGGAATCatttggaaaacactgaaacttctcacaattttctgtcatttcatagATCAAACAGCTGATCATTTAATTGAGAAAACAATCAGCAGTTTAGTGGACAGTAGGAATATTTGTTAGTTGCAGGGCAGTTATGGGCTTTATTGATTTCATATGCCTCTTCTTTGACCGAAAAATGATGACAGTGCCATTTGTTTGTAGCACTGTCGAGAATTCAAAGAGTTTGATTTCTTGGAAAATAAcgttttgcttttttactgaCAGCTGTGCAAGTCATACTGTgaactatccatccattcattatctatacaccgcttaatcctcactggggtcgcggggggggggggggggggggggggggctggagtctatcccagctgactcaggcgaaggcaggggacaccctagacaggtcaccagtctgtcgcagggctacatacagagacaaacaatcactcacacattcacacattcacacctacgggcaatttagaatgatcaattaacctcagcatatttttggactgtgggaggaagccggagtacccggagaaaacccacgcatgcacagggagaacatgcaaactccatgcagaaagatcccaggaaagccgggacgcgaaccaaggcgaaagtgctaaccactacgccactgtgcagcccctagaGTAGCATTACTCTCCAAATTATTTTATGTGGGTTCAACTTAAAAACATCGAGTTCGGAAAATAGTGAaggatatatttaattttttacgACATTTTATATACCAAATGATCAATAGATCAAGCAAAAGAACAACGACTAATAACTACTAAAAATAACTATTAGATGCAGGCCTAGTAGTGTTCCAAGCATTCCTCAGTCACATAGCTGACCAGGTGTTGCCACTGATCACGTTTCCCACTGCAATCTGTATCCATCGTTGTCCAAAAGCAGACAAAATCTGGACAACATATGCTCATTGCAGCTTCCAAGTGTCCAGGTTGAAATATTTACAACACATATTTTATCTTACCAACAGTCCAAagcccaaagatattcagcttACTATCATACATCATGATCAAAAGCATTACATCAATATGTGaagtgactttagctgtagtcaCTGCAAGGTGGCAGTTAGGTCGGCTTAAGTCTGACGTGTACGGCTTCAAATTAAAGCAGTGTCTCTGCTCGTTTGTATGTGATGTTCCACTTATTCAGGGCGGGTGCAGGTAAATTATCATTCAGTCCatacattttttgcatgtttatgcACGTTTTGACGTTTAGCACGGTCGAAAACTGTTTGCCTTTTTTCCCGAACTGCACACCTGCGTTCACTCATTAGCCAtgttacggccagcgcctccCACCCCGGCTGTGTGTGTTAACTAAATATTGTGGcttatgcaaatagggctgtgtgatccccactccctggttggaccacgaCGACGGAGGCGTGGCTGCGGCCGGGAGTCCCAGTGTTCaaccttttctgtaataaataacttgatttttttttgaccatcaaaaaaaaaaaaaaaaaaaaattatgttacaACCCGGGCTCGGGGGGGGGAAGGGgagcaacataaacagttgtggatggtaaaaaaaaaatcaaattatttattttcttttaaaggagttggcagttttcggttggACAGCCTGGTAagcgccgcaccaatcactGGGACTCCCGGCCGCAGCCACGCCTCCGTCGtcgtggtccaaccagggagtggggatcacacagccctatttgcataagCCACAATATTTAGTTAACAGACACACCcggggtaggaggcgctggccgtaacaaGCCAGTATATATGCGGTCCACCCCCTATGGTGGACAACCCTGTGGTTCCTCAAGCCACACTCACACAGAGTCATACCGACATTCACaataatcaaaacaaagaaatcataTTTTGGCTCCAACAATATGTTATGACATGGTTAAAAGCAGAATATTTAGTATTTCTGCTGAAATGATTGATTAGCTATCTATCAGGATCGTTTTAGTACTTGTTTCAGTCTTACACTGGTCACCTTCTCAGCTTAGATAAGTTAAACCTTCACTAAATATAACCTTTAGAGACAGATGTAACAATACCagcacagagaaacagaatgaaagTATCAGGTACATAAGGACAAAATATATGTAAAGAATAAGGATCAGAgaggattttttcagacattgCAGAGACTCGCAGCACCTGGATTAGAAAACTTTGTATCTGGAAAATAGTTGTGCTACTGTTTGGGTTCacattgttttttcttgctgctcctcttcctcaccaCTGCCCTGTTTTCTCCTCCAGCTGTCCCACAAACCCAGTAAATGCTCCCCAGCTCAAATCCGCCGTCTGGCCTCTCAGGTGGATGGGACTCGCCTGTGGGAGACTCACCTGCGGCCCATCCTAATAGAGAGGCTCCCAGGGACACAAGGCAGCCTGGCTGTACAGCAGGTGTGTGTACATATTTATAGAAACCATGCTAGTTTCCTCTTTTCTACACAGTCTCCCCTCATCTTAAACTCTCTGCTCCACTTCAGCACATCACCTCCACCCTGTCCTCACTGTCTGCCGACTGGTCCATAGACCTGGACTCCTTCCAGTCTCCAACTCCTCGTGGTCAGGTCACCTTCACCAACATCGTAGCCACTCTGGACCCTATGGCCCCTCGGAGGCTGCTCCTGGCCTGCCACTATGACTCCAAGGTCCTGCCTGCAGACCCCCGGGCTCCAGAGAAGGTGTTTCTGGGGGCCAGTGACTCAGCAGTGCCCTGTGCTATGATCCTGGAGCTCGCCACCTCTCTGGATGCTCAGCTTAGGACGTTCAAACAGCAGGTACGTGTGGTTTTTATGTTACAGATGTATTGACGTCATGGCAGTTTGCAGAGGCTGAACTTCAGGTACAGACAAATCTGGGTTCTGTATTTGTTACTGTACTGTGCTCCTTCCTGTGATGAAGAGTAAAACTGTGAGATGCTGACGAGACTGTCCTTTTCTTATACTCTGGTTTCATCACTCTGCGTCTGAGGCTGCAGTATAGGTGAGAAAATGCTGACTCTAGCCCCCTCTTTCAAATGCAGCACTATCTCTCCAGACGCTGTGATTTATGCAGTTACCGTAGgattacacacacatacttgcATACACACTGCGACAACactgcaggaggagaaaccGGCCCCAACTGCAGCGTTTTCTTAAGTGGATTTCAATTTCATTACCTCTACTTTCTTCCTGTTTCCTCGTAGAGACTCCCAGTATCTCttcagcttgtgttttttgacGGCGAGGAGTCGTTTGAGGAATGGACCGCTACAGACTCACTTTACGGTTCTCGACACCTGGCCGAACGCATGGCTAACACGCCTCATCCTGCAGCCTCCTCACACGCCACCATGCTGCATGCCGTGGTGAGGAAACTGCAGACACAATCACATGTCCTCTGAGGTCATCCTGATCCAGACACACTGAATTATACATGAAAAGGCAGATTTTAGCGGACTGCCTGAACAAACTAACAATAGCAGTTCTTATCATGTTATTATGGACTGAccccactgctgctgaagtgtGTGGATGCACAAGTGAATTCATTTTAACAACACAATTCTAGTTGCCGTTTCTAACTTTCTCACGCAGCATTTTCATTTCCAGCTACTGATCTTTAAATCCTCTCTGTAGGACCTCTTTGTGCTGCTTGACCTGCTCGGTGGTCCAGATCCTCTGATTGCGAATCACTTTGATAACACGGCACGCTGGTTTGACCGCCTGATTGCTGCAGGTAAGTGCTGGCTGAAGCTCTTGCATGAATATTAAAATCTGTCCCTGTTGTATGCCCTAACTCTGCCCTCACCCCTCAGAGAAGAGGCTCCATCGACAGGGCCTCCTGACGTCGCACCCCTCAGAGCAGACGTAGTTTAGGAAGGATGTGTACCTCGGACCTGTGCAGGACGACCACATCCCCTTCCTTCACAAAGGTGAGTGAcgacaaaaagaaaagagatcTCGGAAAAATATGTGTGTTCCAAGATTTTTGCCCCATATCTGTTCTCTAGCATAAAACATTCTGTATTTCTAAAAAGATATTGATCATACAGGAGCATTTTTCAGCCAGAATCTTCTTTATTATTGAGCGAGCTTGATGTTGTCGAAAGCAAGGCAAGAAATACGGCATACGACTAAACGCAGAGCTGCTTCTACACCAGTAGatctgttgtgtaggactagatgttTATATCCCTTCTTGCATACATGAGATACCTAAGACTCTCTGGGATGGTCCAGTGAGTGAGGACATCTTCTGGGTTATCAAGTGGGTGCCCTCCTTCATCGGTGTTTCACTGATAGGCCCACGACACCTCCAGAGGcttcagcagtgaatcccaggTTCACCCCTTAGATGCCATCTACTCACCTGAAGGCCCAGGTGGAGTCCTTGCTCTTCATCCACAGCTGCTGACTTCCCTTTTCAGCGGCTCTGGAGAGGTCCTTGATCGCCTGCCGGTGGGCCTTTCTGCATACTCCCATCTCCCAGGGAAGCCTGGATGTTGAGGTGGCTACAAATCCTCTGCAGCCTACTTTGACTGGTCGGATCCTCACCTTTCCAGCCTCGCTGTTTTGCATCGGCGGCAAGCTCCATATTTCTCAGTTTGTTGTGCTCACAGGCCTCCTCTACTGAGCTCTCCCAGGGCACTGTGAGCTCCATGATGTAGACGTGCCAAAGCGAAGCTGACCATAACACCAGGTCTGGTCGCAGTTTGGTGGATGTGATCTAAGGTGTGAAGCAGCGCTTTTGGTCCAGGTCTACCCGCATCTTCCAATCGCAAGTGCCTCTCAATTGCTCTAACAGCTCTGCCTGTCATTTCTTATAGACTCATGTTCAAAGAAAGGGCCCCTTATACCCCTTAAAATGTTTATTGCTCTTCAAATAACTTG comes from Amphiprion ocellaris isolate individual 3 ecotype Okinawa chromosome 7, ASM2253959v1, whole genome shotgun sequence and encodes:
- the qpctla gene encoding glutaminyl-peptide cyclotransferase-like a: MSRSSRRYKPLQQSNGGGSFPGCDRVRLPRARVLLLCLLGVLVLAVVLGVYLSNDTAGRQVSHLPAADLTRDRLSHKPSKCSPAQIRRLASQVDGTRLWETHLRPILIERLPGTQGSLAVQQHITSTLSSLSADWSIDLDSFQSPTPRGQVTFTNIVATLDPMAPRRLLLACHYDSKVLPADPRAPEKVFLGASDSAVPCAMILELATSLDAQLRTFKQQRLPVSLQLVFFDGEESFEEWTATDSLYGSRHLAERMANTPHPAASSHATMLHAVDLFVLLDLLGGPDPLIANHFDNTARWFDRLIAAEKRLHRQGLLTSHPSEQT
- the LOC111580584 gene encoding ribonucleoside-diphosphate reductase large subunit; translated protein: MHVIKRDGRQERVMFDKITSRIQKLCYGLNSDFVDPAQITMKVIQGLYSGVTTVELDTLAAEIAATLTTKHPDYAILAARIAVSNLHKETKKVFSEVMEDLYSYVNPLNKRHSPMISKETLDIVLENKDRLNSAIIYDRDFSYNFFGFKTLERSYLLKINGKVAERPQHMLMRVSVGIHKTDVDAAIETYNLLSEKWFTHASPTLFNAGTNRPQLSSCFLLAMKDDSIEGIYDTLKQCALISKSAGGIGVAVSCIRSTGSYISGTNGNSNGLVPMLRVYNNTARYVDQGGNKRPGAFAMYLEPWHFDVFDFLELKKNTGKEEQRARDLFYAMWIPDLFMKRVESNQDWSLMCPNACPGLDECWGEEFEKLYTRYEKEGRAKRVVKAQQLWYAIIESQTETGTPYMLYKDACNRKSNQQNLGTIKCSNLCTEIVEYTSKDEVAVCNLASIALNMYVTPERTFDFKKLAYVTKVIVKNLNKIIEINYYPVPEAENSNKRHRPIGIGVQGLADAFILMRHPFESPEAQLLNIHIFETIYYAALEASCELAAELGPYETYEGSPVSKGILQYDMWEKTPTDLWDWKLLKEKIAKHGVRNSLLLAPMPTASTAQILGNNESIEAYTSNIYTRRVLSGEFQIVNPHLLKDLTERGLWNEEMKNQLIAHNGSIQEIAEIPDDLKQLYKTVWEISQKTILKMAADRGAYIDQSQSLNIHIAEPNYGKLTSMHFYGWKQGLKTGMYYLRTKPAANPIQFTLNKEKLKEAPPAKSSEQEVKERNTAAMVCSLENRDECLMCGS